TGAATATGTTGTTGAAGATTTTTTGTGGTGATGTCCACTGTAGAAGCTTGGTCCCGTAAGAACGTTACGAGTCAGAAGGCAGTAATCTAGTGGTCTGCTAAAACTTAAAATCAACATAAAATAGATGATAATGCAGAGATTTAATGGCTAAAATGCTTCTGCGAAGCAGCAAATTAATATTTGACTTACTGAAGCAGCGGACAAAATGCGGCCGATCAGGGCAAAAACACCGCATGCGACCATCGCTTTCGTTAAAGCCACAACGACCACCACTTTGCTCACATTTGCTGCAGACACCTACTTTCCAGTTCAACAGAAATCCCTTTCTCAACAGCCCTTCATAGTCTACAATCCCATTTCCTCCATTTTTATCAACTTCCACAGGTGCCAATACACTTGTTTTACATTGTTGGAGTGCAATATTCAGGTTTTTATCCTCTCCTAACATCACCAGACCGAAATCCTTTGCTTTAAGACGATCACAATAATTAActttgtagctggaaagtaccTCAGGCAGTTTGCTACTGCAGTTTGATAGCAAATGAAGTCTTGAAGTATCAGCTATACCGAGCTGAGAGTCTTCTGATATATTTCCAATCTGTGGTAGACAACCTCCGACAGTTGAAACTGCATCGTTGTGTACCCGAAAAGTTCGATTCTCATACTGAATGTTATCAATCACATAGACATCTTCGGTTAAATGAATCACTGCAGAGTTGCTGCAACCGAGTTCAAATTCAGGGTGGCCACAATAGGATTCTTGCAGACCTCGAATGTAGAATGGAAACTTTATGCTTAGATTTCCACAAGCTTGTGGAACACATGCTTCATACTGGTAATGAGCAGCAGAGGATATCTGTACTAGGAAGATGAAACAGAACGTGCAAATCTTTGAAAACAATATGGGATTGGCTAACTGAACGAGATTCATATCTTGATAGGCTGAAATTGTAAGCTATTATGTCCCTTAATGTAAAAGGGAGAATGGCAAAGGATAAAGAAGGGAGGCTGAGCGAGCGATTCTGTGTGTGTTTGCGTGTGGAATTTATGTTTCCAGGTTGACGTGGAACTTAGTAAGTGAttcaaagtcgcggtcgcaGTCAGAGTCGCCGTCCGAACTGTTCCACATCAATTTTAGTATATCCATCACGGTCTCGATGAGAcgtaaattttgaaatatttaatattctaaaaattgtgaataatatttaaaaatatgataaacaaaaataataaaaaatttagtaaaagaaaatttgtaaaatataaatttacgATTTGACTCGGAATGATTCGGATCGATTCGATCGAGACTATTCGTATTGGAGACTTCTCAGTCGAGTTCTCGGTGACTCGACCGATTTCTCAGCGATCCATGCGTATAAGAGTTATCTCATTCCGGCATTAAAATTGAGAGGTCCGTTCCCGTGATGACTGGCCGAGTTGTCGGCCTAGACTCTGAACCATTGGAAGCTGGAGTTGACTCCATTTTCTGCCAGATTATCTTGGAAGTTATAACAAATTGTATAAAAGGACTTCTGCGTCCTTTCCTTCGTAGCGCTCGAGAACATCCCTCAGATTTAGATGATAGGTCGCAGATTAACTCGCTCGCCTGTAGGATTAGTTATACGTCGGGGTCTGTTTCTCACGATTTAGCAAGCTCCATCTTTCCTTAACCTTGGATATTAAACAgcataaaagaaataaagatgTAAACAGTTGGGCAAGGCAGACCGCCGTTGATTGGAGAGAGTAGGCTGACCAGGGAATAGGGATATAAACTTCATTCAGAAATGTTCACTCTCAGCATGTTCTACATTGGCTGCTTGTGGTCCACTTTGACAACAGAAAGTTCATACTGCTACATTGACTGGCCATAGACTATGGGAAGTATGAAGTTGTCCTCCTAATTAAGGCAAACACGACACGTGGTATCAAAGCACTAAAATCTGTGGATTTTGGGAGGTGTCTACTACAAAATGAAGATTGAAAAATCACGGGGGCATGTTCTCATCTGATTTTGGAAAGCAGATTTTAattatgattttaaaaaaaaaaatttgtcattctcaaatttgattttagattttttttttttcaccaagCAAAGCTAAAATGAGACAGCATGTCTTGAACTACTTTAAATTCAGATTTTGACCTATTATTTCATACAGACGATAGTGTACTTCAAATTTTAACATAATCACAAAAACTATCTAACAGTTAGGTAAATATTTTTTGCCAATACCTCgatttctctccatttcttgCTGTTCTCATGCCATTTCAAGATTTGTCCCGTCTTTCTTTTTCTAATACATCAATTAATTCTCACAAGAAGAATATTTAATGAAATCAAATAACCATTTAATTAGCACAAAAATCATTTGTGTGGCATATAAGAGCAATTCGGTCATCTATTTCGTCAAAATTAGCTTTTAAGGTTTTTTTTGAAGACGCCCATGCAttcatcaaaatatttttttattataaatgaGAATACATGAGttattctttaaaaaaaatctgatttttaaaaaatcaagttcaTAAAATCAAATTCTGTTAAGAACAAGACCAGTGCAACATCATTAGGCTTGCATGGCAAAGCTTGGggattttgacaaaaaaaaaaaaaggcaaagctTGGGGTAAACTAGTGAATTGCACAAATATATGTTGGTCAAGCCCAACCAGCATTTACTGTAAGCCCAACCAGCAATTAGTGTGAAACCTCAAAATAGTTAAAGACTTAGAAAATGCCTCCCTTTCCCTGCCCATATAAGCCTGGAGCAGGAGGTTCTGCACTTGTATCTTAAAATTAAATTTTCGTGTCGCGTATCAGTTTCACCCAAAAACAAATTAGTCACTATCACATTCTATCAATTTACCTGAAGACTAATGCAGATTTTGGAAAAGTAATTAAGATATAACCGGAAAGCTGCTCTCAACCGGGCAAGTTTTGAGTTGATTGTGCTCGCCTATATTTTATGCTGACTGATAATGCGATTAATCATTACAAAGGGAGGCGAGCTTTAGCAGAAATGGAATTAAGTCCAAGACCTCTTTTGGTGGAAGTTGAAACTTGAAACAACTTATATTACAAATTCATGAGACCATACCTAAAGGATATACTGTTGAAGAATCTTCTGATGATGCTCTTGCTGGAGAAGACAAGAAGGGTTTGGGAGGGGTTTCCAAGGCATGGAGGTTCCCTTCTAACATCTCCACAACCTTAGTCATTGATGGCCTGTTGACAGGATCAGTTTGTATGCACCACAAGCTTACCATTATCATTTTCCTCGCAAGTTCGTTCTCCTCTTCATTGGAAATTCCATGCAGTCCGAGGTCTTCTTCACCTCGATCTAGTCTTGCATAAATCCAATGCGGAAAATATATTTCACTGCTATGATCTACTCCAACATCAATGTTCTTTCTCCCACCAACCATCTCGAAAACCATCATCCCGTAGCTATAGACATCTGACTTATGAGATACCCCTCCAATGTTTTTGCAAAAAACTTCAGGAGCAATATATCCAACTGTCCCTCGTGCGCCCAGTATCGAGACGATGCTCTCTTTTTGAAGGCAGAGTTTAGCAAGGCCAAAATCAGAGATTTTGGGACACAAGTTTTCATCTAGGAGGATGTTGTGAGGCTTTATGTCAAAATGGAGTATTCTAGTATTGCAACCACGATGCAAATACTCCAGTCCTCGAGCTATGCCTACTGCAATTTTGTACAGAATCTGCCATCCCAGTTGACAGTTTGTCAAGGATTTTCCACCATAAATGAACTTCTCCAGGGATCCATTAGGCATGAATTCATATACGAGAGCTCTTTTGCGACCCTGGAAACAGAAGCCCAATAGAGTTACAACGTTGATGTGGGAAGTCCTGCTAATACTTGCAACCTCGTTAATAAATTCTTCTCCACTTCCTTTCAATTCCTTCAGAACTTTTACTGCCACAGGACTTCCATCTTGCAGCTTTCCTTTGTACACACACCCATAGCCACcttgtcctagcttgattttgaaGGAGTCAGTCATCTTCTTTACCTCAGAGTAGTGATACCTTTTGGGTGCCAGTGATCCATAATCCTTGAGAAAGTCTTCAACATTTTGGAACTTCTCCCTTTTACTCCAAATACGCAGAAATGAATACTTCCTTTGGAAGAAGTAGGCAAGAATTACTAAAATCCCAAGACCACCAGCAGAAGCAGCTGTATGTAGAACAAGCGCACGTTAAACAAAATTCCAACTACTTAGAGGGCtaaattttcctctttttttttgtttgggtaACTATGGATGCACTAACAGGTATAactgaaaaacataaaaaagcaCATTTCAAGATCATGCTACCTCAAATTTGGTTTTGACACTTAATTTGCTTGGGAACAAAATGACGAGAGAGAGATCAATTTCTTGGAAAGTTTTGAGGCGTAATTGTACTCCTAAACGACATACAGCATAGTAGTAACAGTGAGTATGTATGTACCTATGGGCAGAATGACTTTCAAGTTCTTCTTTCCTGCATCAAGAGTTAATCAAAGCAAAGGGGGTCAGTTCGGGCACAAGAATAGATGAGGGACTATATACTGCATCCAGAATGAGAAACAATCAAGAAAGAAGATTGTAAAATTGCCAACTAAGAAACAAATGCAGGCAGAACAAATCAGTAAAATAGTATTCATATGCCTTTTCCAGAATAGCCACAACGCGGATCCCAGAGCCGACTCCAGTCAACCAGACACTCGCGTCCTTCATGGCTACAAGTATAGCAATCTTCAGAGAGATGCCACTCGAGATCGAACTCAGCAGTCAATAACTGAAACAAGTCGGTGATCTCTGAGTAATTATGCCGGGAGACTACGGGAAGAGTGACATTTTTACAGAGTGATTGAATGTCTGCACTGAAGTTCACCGTTGGAGCGTGATGTTGTGGAGTTTGATAGTATATGGTGAAGCCATTATCAGGCTCAACACATTCGTCATAGTGTTTGTATCCGCCGAAAAAATCAGCTGGGTTATGGCTTGTTTCGAGGCTTCTAGGGCATCTGTAGAGCGTGATATTTGGCACAATCGAATATGAAATGGAAGGATACTTTGGAAGAGGCATAACACCATAGTCGAAAAATTCGCAACTTCGACGACCCAAATGATATCCAAGTAAGTTGTCATGAAGCGTGATCACAGAGTTGCGTATATCTAACGCTTCAGGCCATTGATCTTCTGTAAAGCCATATACTACAAGTTTTGGAGATGGTGTTGCCTCACAGTTGAGCTTGAAGAAGCCACAATGAAGATAATGTGACGAATCGAAGAAAGGGAAGCGTACCCCAGTGAGGTTTCCACAATTAAAACTCTCTGGGCAAGTAGTATTAGTGAACTTGCTATCTTCTTCAGCCGAGACGGAGAGAGGCAGGACATGAGAAATCAAAAAGAAAGCCAAAAACAATCCAAAACCCATACTCGAACTTCCTATCTATTACCTAGCAACATACCAAAGCGAAACAGAGAACCTATGGGAAATCAAATCATGAGGAATACTTTAATTTTAATACGCTAAGCTTCAGGTACTCTAAGTAACGACGAGAAGGGAAAAACCAGCTCCATCTATGTCACGCCAGTTGACTTGTGGAAATTTTAACGAAGACTTATGGAAAATTGCTGGTTGGTCCATATGAAAGGCAGGAATTTTCCATCCCAATTTCCACGATGACTTAAACCACAGAAAGACTTGACTTGCTTGACTCTTCAACAAAGAAAGTGCACTTCACACGTACAATTAGCTGATCTGGGAACTCAATTCACGATGATCAATCAAGATGACCTGAAACAGAGTTGTTAAAACCATCTATACAAATTGTTAATGCATACCAAGAAACAATTTTCTGAGGTCCACATAAGGTTAGAGTTCTGTGGTTCACGTTTTTGATCAACCAAGAAAGAAGATTTTGATACTGCCAATTAAGAAACAAATGCAGGTAgaacaaataataaaagagtATTAAAATGCCTTTTTTATTATAGGCGCAACGCAGATCCCCGGGCCGACTCCAGTCAGTCAGACACTCATGTCCTTCAAGTTGACAATTAGAGCAATTTTCAGAGAGATGCCACTCAAGATCGAACTCAGCAGTCAATAACTGAAACAAGTCAGCGTTCTCTGAGTAATTATGCCGGGAGACTACGGTAAGAGTGACATTTTTACAGAGTGATTGAATGTCTCCACTGAAGTTCAGTATTGGAGCATGATGTTGTGGAGTTTGATAGTCGATGGTGAAGCCATTATCAGGCCCGTCACATTCGTCATGTGTTTGGTATCCGAAGAAATAATCAGTTGGACTCTGGCTTGTTTCAGGGTTTTTAGTGCATCTGTAGAGCGTGATATTTCGCAGAATCGAAAATGAAATGGAAGGATACTTTGGAAGAGGCTTAATATCATAGCCGAAAAATTCGCAACTTCGATCACGCAAAAGATGTTCAAGGTTGTGGCCGTGAAGCGTGATCACAGAGTTGCGTATGGCTAAAGCATCAAACCATTGATCTGCTACAAATTAATACCACTGATTGTCGCTAGAAAGACTCGTTGCTTCTGAATTTTTGAAACACAAATCAGCTCATTAAGAAGCGTTATAAATAATACCAAAAGTTCATCTGCTTTAGAGATAGGATCTTAAATTCTTTGGATGGAaaaggagggggaaaaaaatacTACTACTCTGTTTCAGGTGATATTAGGTGATTTGCATCAGCAGCAGAAGCAGGAGGAGGATTATTCTGGGATCAAAATGTACTTATTGCCTATTCATGCCTTTTCAATGTTAGACCCGGAAAGAGATCCTCGAATATAAGCAAATCTAGTAGATATCACGATTCACAAGGTGGGAAAGAAAATAAACTGGCCTGGAATTCACGTCTTTTCTTAAGCTCATTGTTTGTGAAAATTCAGACAATTTGTGTGACGCCTTCCACATGAACTCCCCCTAATAACTTAAAGCCCACTAAACGGATTACACTAATAACTTAAACTAATATATCAGAAGACCTTGACGCAGATTAGTATTCCTATTAATCAGTTTAATCAATAGGACTGCCGATCAAATGGCTAGTCAAACAATGGACGCAAGAGCATCTTTTCTAGAGGGCAAGCCTTTCATGGAGTCCAGTGAATTCACTTGAATTTTGCAGCAATAAATGATAATGAACACTTTTGGAGAAAATATTCATGAAGGGGTCAAAGTACTTACGAGGTTTACAACTCTCCAAATGAGGACTATCAGGGCAAAAACATCGTGTGCGACCATCGGTTTCATTAAAGCCACAACGACCACCACTTCGCTCACATTCGCTGCAGTCAGCTACTTTCCAGTTCAACAGAAATCCCTTTCTCAACAGCCCTTCATAGTCTACAATCCCGTTTCCTCCATTTTTATCAACTTCCACAGGTGCCAAGACATTTGTGTTACATTCTTGGAGTGCAATGTTCAAGTTTTTATCCTCTCCTAACATCGCCAGACCCAAATCCTCTTTATTAAAAGGATCACAATAATCAActttgtagctggaaagtaccTCAGGCAGTTTGCTATTGCAGTTTGATAGCAAATGAAGTCTTGAAGTATCAACTATACCGAGCTGAGAGTCTTCTGATATATTTCTAATCTGTGGTAGACAACCTCCGACAGTTGAAACTGCCTCGTTGTGTACCCGAAAAGTTCGATTCTCATACTGAATGTTATCAATCACATAGTCATCTTCGGTTAAATGAATCGCTGGAGAGTGGCTGCAACTGAGTTCAAATCCAGGGTGGCCACAATAGGATTCTTGCAGACCTCGAATATAGAATGGAAACTTTATGCTGAGATTTCCACAAGCTTTTGGAACACATGCTTCATACTGGTAATGAGCAGCAGAGGACTTTTCTACCAGAAGGATGAAACAGAATATGCATATCTTTGATAACAATATGGGATTGGCTAACTGAATGCGATTCATATCTTGATAGGCAGAAATTGTAAGCTATTATGTCCCCTAATGTAAAAGAGAGAATGGTAAAGGATGGAGACTGGGCGAGcgattgtgtgtgtgtttgcGTGTGGAATTTATTTTTCCAGGTTGACCTGGTGGAAGCTGGAGTTGACTCCATTTTCTTCCAGATTATGTTGAATAGCATGTTTTGTGAAACTGCTAACAGATTGCAGCAGTTAGTTGTTCACGTTGCTATTTTTAGGCAATAGATAAGTCAAAGTATTTGATATGATTTTGATTCTAGAATCTTATCTCTAGCAgatttttttccagattttctctAATTCTGTTTTGTTTATGTTATATAAAAGCATGGCTTATGACTCAATAAAAATCAGACTTCTGCAATACAAAAGTATTCACTCTTGCTTTACCTTTTTCTGCTCTAATACCCAACAAAGTGGTACCAGAGCTCTCATCTTGAGGgatgatagggtgttaattgttagcaattttattgttaatttccccttttatccttgccaaatattgttttaattattaatatttacttatatttggtattggacccaatttcagggattgaagaagaaaattaccaaaaaggagggacttgtatggaaaaatgcagacttctaagggcttcaacctttgggtccttgaattggtggggaccacaagctagtgcaaggcatttagtcattcgggtttttcaaagaaagcaacgtagagagacttggaacaacaagtactttggaggatttgtccacatgtgcggggaccacggataagaagcatgagtcatttggactctaggaaaagaaacgtacaaAGCTTGTGAAATGGAATTGGACTTTGAATTTggtgtggggaccactagagatagcattagacttccttttggctttaaaaagggaaaaacgtACGAGAGGTGGGGAACACACGAGTTTTAggcttttagtttagtttttagttttcttttcttagctctttcgcatggttgttctccattaatgcaggactaacctcttaattctagtcaaggggacaactgaagacttggttcaacaattactgtgagatctaatttattttaattgcttccttaatttattggtatttatatgtttcctgcttttaattgctatagctcgtgtgagtgattgaatagatgtgcaatatttaattattcacataggctattttgttaaatagggataattgaatccgtaattgttcgttatctttatctcagtagcaactggcgtaattgggtttatgtcaggggaacatacgatctaacttaaacaaaccctcgtagcgtgtttgttagttaggattggatctttctaattattaatgcaatctagaaattaaaccctacggtcgtacctagggttgtttttgggttagagaaatagttaacggtcgtaccttaactatcgagaaagtaaggaaaggttggttgtttatcgcgtgcagggcaactataactaatctattaataaatttgaaattatctgtgaatcaatgatcagtgcctga
This portion of the Coffea eugenioides isolate CCC68of chromosome 11, Ceug_1.0, whole genome shotgun sequence genome encodes:
- the LOC113753036 gene encoding LEAF RUST 10 DISEASE-RESISTANCE LOCUS RECEPTOR-LIKE PROTEIN KINASE-like 2.1, encoding MNRIQLANPILLSKICIFCFILLVEKSSAAHYQYEACVPKACGNLSIKFPFYIRGLQESYCGHPGFELSCSHSPAIHLTEDDYVIDNIQYENRTFRVHNEAVSTVGGCLPQIRNISEDSQLGIVDTSRLHLLSNCNSKLPEVLSSYKVDYCDPFNKEDLGLAMLGEDKNLNIALQECNTNVLAPVEVDKNGGNGIVDYEGLLRKGFLLNWKVADCSECERSGGRCGFNETDGRTRCFCPDSPHLESCKPRKKNLKVILPIAASAGGLGILVILAYFFQRKYSFLRIWSKREKFQNVEDFLKDYGSLAPKRYHYSEVKKMTDSFKIKLGQGGYGCVYKGKLQDGSPVAVKVLKELKGSGEEFINEVASISRTSHINVVTLLGFCFQGRKRALVYEFMPNGSLEKFIYGGKSLTNCQLGWQILYKIAVGIARGLEYLHRGCNTRILHFDIKPHNILLDENLCPKISDFGLAKLCLQKESIVSILGARGTVGYIAPEVFCKNIGGVSHKSDVYSYGMMVFEMVGGRKNIDVGVDHSSEIYFPHWIYARLDRGEEDLGLHGISNEEENELARKMIMVSLWCIQTDPVNRPSMTKVVEMLEGNLHALETPPKPFLSSPARASSEDSSTVYPLARKRNSAVRITIGVLAPAMMIILVLLFGLKKRHSLRCWKGNPENVETMLKNQGLLAPKRYSYSDLKKMTNSFKDKLGQGGFGAVYKGALYDGSLVAVKILNERNGNEEDFINEVASVGRTSHVNIVTLLGFCIQGPKRALIYAFMPNGSLEKFIHVENSLTERQLGWEVLFQIAVGVARGLEYLHQGCNTRILHFDIKPHNILLDKDLCPKISDFGLAKLCPNRASIISMLGARGTAGYIAPEVFSRIFGEVSHKSDVYSYGMMILEMVGGRKNINLQVDHTSEIYFPHWIYNRLELNEEIRLQDIKNEDEHEKVRKMIIVGLWCIQIDPRRRPSIGRVVEMLEGSLHSLQIPPKPLLSSPARSGLDSTS